Proteins from a single region of Argiope bruennichi chromosome 6, qqArgBrue1.1, whole genome shotgun sequence:
- the LOC129972013 gene encoding zinc finger protein 84-like, protein MQVSECVNDEHISLEVHSQVHSKKTKMATYVKELHSAKKDDNAVAEPSGICLRKNPLKLNYQTQTGNEPFMCNICKKKFSTKSHFDRHYRMHTGEKPYECGIFGKKCSRKENFIIHYRIHTGERPYVCNFCNKDFAEMAILKYMPGRTLEKGHINIQLVKSLSQTAAIVKVITKESTSDTNLRSTEIILLY, encoded by the coding sequence atgcaagTGTCAGAATGTGTAAATGATGAACATATTTCACTCGAAGTGCACTCTCAGGTTCACAGTAAGAAGACGAAAATGGCTACCTACGTGAAGGAACTTCATTCTGCCAAAAAAGATGACAATGCTGTGGCTGAACCTTCTGGAATCTGTCTCCGTAAGAATCCTCTTAAACTGAATTATCAAACACAAACTGGCAATGAGCCCTTTATGTGcaatatatgtaagaaaaaattctCTACTAAATCACATTTCGACAGACATTACAGAATGCACACTGGCGAAAAGCCTTATGAATGCGGTATATTCGGAAAAAAATGCAGTCggaaagaaaatttcatcatcCATTATCGAATACATACTGGCGAAAGGCCTTATGTGTGCAACTTCTGTAATAAAGATTTTGCTGAAATGGCCATCTTAAAATACATGCCAGGACGCACACTGGAGAAAGGCCATATAAATATCCAACTTGTGAAAAGTCTTTCACAAACAGCAGCAATTGTAAAAGTCATCACAAAAGAAAGCACGAGTGATACTAATTTGCGAAgtacagaaataattcttttatattag
- the LOC129972011 gene encoding zinc finger protein 263-like, protein MARYLCQICDNVVIYGESHPCFFYKNDDNVYSLPEHWKDSSRHLSQADQQNERENPGLINLSLFQNNEEVKSLFSKGNWCRTSAESSNNAQTQNPCDISYFNLISNVEVIEIEEMNKNASVTVSSENVESRYRPETDQCETYEKTIGVIGPSGVDLQKQRVLDVSDLMHATAKEECKMPLEESKWQCFNNEKNIFMNSKECVIKKAHSDSNNISGTENLIVNPDVSPGSKEPRNGKIHESQGASDEHISLEVHFHSQNNKKKITSKAKEDISSKTHDNAVAESSGVCPRKNKFPKSCSRKDTIKTHHRTHAGDKPFMCNTCNKQFSSKSDFNRHYRIHTGEKPYVCDICGQKFNRKENRDRHYRTHTRDKPYVCDICEEKFNQKRQLDSHYRTHTGDKHFVCDDCEKVFTLKYSLKRHMQSHTGEKPYKCPVCGKTFTRSSHCKSHQRRKHQ, encoded by the coding sequence ATGGCTCGATACCTGTGCCAAATTTGCGACAACGTAGTGATTTATGGTGAGAGTCATCCTTGCTTCTTTTATAAGAATGATGACAACGTGTATTCACTACCAGAACATTGGAAGGACAGTTCTCGACATTTAAGCCAAGCTGACCAACAAAACGAAAGAGAAAATCCTGGGCTCATAAATTTATcgctgtttcaaaataatgaagaagTTAAGTCGCTTTTCTCAAAGGGAAACTGGTGTAGGACTTCTGCAGAGAGCTCCAACAATGCACAAACACAGAATCCttgtgatatttcatattttaatcttatttcaaacGTTGAGGTGATTGAAAtcgaagaaatgaataaaaatgcatctGTTACAGTTTCTTCAGAAAATGTTGAATCCCGTTACAGACCTGAAACTGACCAGTGCGAAACTTATGAAAAAACGATAGGTGTCATCGGACCAAGTGGTGTTGACTTACAAAAGCAGAGAGTATTAGATGTATCAGATCTCATGCATGCAACAGCTAAAGAAGAATGCAAAATGCCACTTGAAGAGAGCAAATGGCAGTGTTTCAATaacgagaaaaatatttttatgaattcaaaagaaTGTGTTATTAAAAAAGCTCATTCAGATAGTAATAATATTTCTGGAACAGAGAATCTGATTGTGAATCCTGATGTCTCACCAGGAAGTAAGGAGCCAAGAAATGGCAAGATACATGAATCACAGGGCGCAAGTGATGAACATATCTCACTAGAAGTGCACTTTCATAgtcaaaataataagaagaaaattactAGCAAAGCGAAAGaagatatttcttctaaaacacATGACAATGCTGTGGCTGAATCTTCCGGGGTCTGTCCTCGTAAGAACAAATTTCCTAAGAGCTGCAGTAGGAAAGATACTATTAAAACCCATCATCGAACACATGCTGGCGACAAGCCCTTCATGTGCAATACATGTAATAAACAATTCTCTTCCAAATCAGATTTCAACAGACATTACAGAATTCATACTGGAGAAAAACCTTATGTATGTGATATATGCGGGCAAAAATTTAATCGGAAAGAAAATCGCGACAGACATTATCGAACCCACACCCGTGATAAACCGTATGTATGTGATATATgcgaagaaaaatttaatcagaaaagacAACTCGACAGTCATTATCGAACCCACACTGGTGACAAGCATTTTGTTTGTGATGACTGTGaaaaagtttttacattaaaGTATAGTCTAAAGAGACATATGCAGAGTCACACAGGAGAAAAACCTTATAAATGCCCAGTTTGTGGAAAGACATTCACGAGAAGCAGCCATTGCAAGAGTCATCAAAGGAGAAAGCACCAGTAA